The DNA region ATTGTTGCAATTGTTGGTGGATGTATTTTTTACCACCTATGTTCAGACTTATAGTTTCAATATGCCCATATATTTCATAAAGGGCAGTCTACTTTCTGAAGCCTAGCCTGTCTTTGAGGTTCAGCTGCTGCAAAATTTAAGTTTTCTGTGAAGAATGCTAATTTTTATCTTCCATTTCCATGAGAGACCATTACCTGGACACGTATTTTAAGAGCTCTGTCCCTTCAATGCTCAGTCTGAGTCGGTGTCAAAATAACACATTAAAAGTCTTCAAATCAGTGTGCTTAATGTAAGAGGGGAAGACACCATCTAAACTTGCACTTCCCTTTGGAAATAGGTCTCCATAAGGGGTagtgtttattctttttttaaaatgagagtgAGGAATGACATTTAGCAAAATTGAACTTCCTGGAGTCTTTTTATGTTTTAGTCTGGGTTAATTGTCTTCTCATATCCAGCCTCATCTGTGACTTCAGTTGGTATTTTCAATGCAGTGACTCAAAAGAATGGAAGGCAGATGTTCTGTGTTGGAAAGAAGTATAAATTATTGATCTCATGTTCACAGGGATCCTCCTagtaagaaaaggaaaatggagtCCTCCCTTCATAATCAGCAGTTGGCAGAGAAAGCAAACGAAGCATTCACCAATACTCACATGACTGCTCCTGGCACTCAGGAACTGGAGTCTTCTGAAGTGAAAGTAGCAGCCTCTCTTGAAGGCTCCTGCAGTTCTAACTTCACAAACCAAATGCAGCCAAAATGTGCACCAAAGATGCTTTTACCCAAGCCCAAGGTGGCTTTGGTTAAACTTCCCGTGATGCAGGTTGCTCACTTGCCTGTGTATGTATCTGCAACAGACTCTTCTGTCAAACCTGCTGTAGTGGCTGTTGATAATCAAGGTTCAGTTGTAAGTACTGTTCATTTATTGCCTCAGTCTATAGGAATCCTGATTCCAGCCCTGGAGGCAGAAACACTTGTATTTAAAGACAGTATGCCTGTTTCAAAAGTGACGACTTCTGGTGATCGTGAGCCAGTAAGTACTGGTGTACAAGTTGAATTGGACAAGGTGACATCAAATAACCCAGGGCAAGAGCTGGGGAATGTTTGTCACAAGAGCAAAATTTCTTCAATTAATATACAGACTGACTTATCTTACATCTCACAGAGCTTTGtaccagctgcagcctggactCCCAATTCttctgtgtcctcttgttctcaGACAGATCTGTCGTTCAGTTCCCAGGTTTCATTACCCATCAGTGTCCAGACCCAGACACTGCTGCCTGCTTCCAAACTGACTTCATCCATAGCTGCTCAGACTGATGCATTCAGTCAGGGCTGTTTTCCAACATGTGGCATTTCCAGAGAGACTCAGACCAGCAGGACACAGGACTGTATTGATGGAAGAGTACAGATGGACCAGGCTGTAATGTGCAGTGACATTTTTGACAATGTTCCTTCATCATATAATGTTTCTACTCACATTGAACTTCCAGAAAACAATTTAATGCCTGCAAATATAGATCAAACCTTGCTGCAAAGAAGTAGTTGCAAGAGCCCGAATCAGGATACGGTTAAGTCTGAATCCCTTATCAGCTTCAATACACAGACTAATATACTTCCACCTCAAAATACAACAGATAATCAAACCCAGACAATGGACCTGCTAAGTGatctggaaaacattttttcgGGAAACATGTCTGGCCAGACACTGGATAATCGTGGCCTTTTGTCTGAGACAAGTTCTAATGCTGACACACATCTTCCATCTGCTCCATCACAGAGCACAGGGATAGACTTCGACATTGAAGAGTTCTTTTCAGCATCCAACATCCAAACTCAGACTGAAGAGAGTGAGCTTGGTACCCTGAACTCTGAGCCAGTTTTGGAGTCACTGGACATTGAAACTCAGACTGATTTCCTATTTTCAGATAGTGCCACTCAATCATATAACTGCCGAGGCAATTCCAACTTCTTAGGTTTGGAGATGTTTGATACACAGACACAAACAGACTTGAATTTCTTTTTGGACAGTACTACCCATCTGCCTTTAGGAAGTATTCTGAAACAGTCCAGTTTCTCAATGAGCACTGACTCATCTGATACAGAAACCCAGACAGAAGTATATATGGCTACTAAAAACACACCTGCTCAGAATATTGAAAGCAAAGTCCAGCTCAGTAGTGCTGAGACCCAGACTATGGATAGCTGCTTTGAGAATCTGGGGAGTTTATTCCTTACCAGCAATGAAACACAGACAGCAATGGATGACTTCCTTCTGGCTGACTTAGCCTGGAATACAATGGAGTCCCAGTTCAGTTCAGTAGAAACACAGACCTGTGAAGAGCTGTGCTCCTTGTTCCAGAGCTCTGACAAGCCCAGCCACTGAGTGCTACATAATATAACTGTTTCTTGTGGTTTGAATTTAACTTATTGGGGTGGGAGAGATGGCTTTACCAAGTGATCCACTTTGCATTATTGAATGTACTTGTCACGAGCAGTTGACCTAAGAGACTTTTCATGCTGAAGGTACTCTATTGAATATGTAACTACATAAACTATGTGTGTACAAAtagaggggaaaggggggggggggttgtaACATGTTAATGTACATTTGAACCTTAAAAAATTATGTGGTGCCTATGTTTTTTCCTCAAACTTCTTTACGAAGCTGTTACTGCTTTCATCTAAGTGGAAGAACTTTTAAAGTTGTTCTCTATATCTCTCTCTCTATTCCTGGCTTACATGCAGGGTTCCAATGTGCTGGACCAAAACCCTGACCTGTTCAGTTGAGATGCTTCCCTGAACTTACGGGGGAGGATTCTATTAGTGTAAGCTActtctgtttactttttttagTAGCTTGTATTTTAAATCCGGCATGAACATAATCAGCCGTATCGTCTTCTTTTACTTTATGCCTTCACAGCTCTTTCTCCTGCATAAGCTAACATTTTCCAAATACCTGTCCAACACACTAGACACATAGAGATTCTTGAattgttgaaaatatttattattaaacaaGTGTGtagaaagcagtattttttttccctgagtggCACTGATGCTCTTTGAAGGGTAGGAAAAGAACTTGGAATTTGTAATTGTAGGGAAAATTAGTATGTCGTCCTTCTAGCTAGTGAAATCAATGGGACTAACATTTTTAGAGTCTTCAGAAGGGATTtgcttaaattatttctgtcttgaAGATGCAAATGTTACAATGTGTGTGCCTCAGAGACTGGAATCATTTGGTTTTGCTGAAATTCTCCTAGCTTTATTGAGATACATGTTGAGAAATGTTACAGTGGTTTACTACCTTAAGAGAAGTCTTTTAAAATGGACAATTAAATTCCTTAAAATACTCACCTTGACTTCTGGTTTTGGACTTCATGCTTCCAAAAACAGTTGGAATCCatagagcagagctgggagatcAGCTCACAGAAGCCCTTCCAGAACAGCTCTATCTTGCTTTTGCACTTTGATCTGCAGCCCTCAGTTCCTGCAGCTTTCACAATTTCCCAGAGTATAGTCAAACTCACACAAACgtatttttcagagaagaagCATATGACCTCTTggcaccttttttttaatgtttgggTTGCCCTTCATGCCACTGtttgcagtatttttcatttacattaaGCCAGTTGTGAATGTATGTTGGAATTTGGCCTTAAGTAATTTTTATCTCTTACTATAATATCTGTGAAATGTAGGCCTCTGGTTTTGTACTGGACAGGTTTTAGTTTCTGTAACCTTATAGGAAAACTCTGTGTGTCAAATTCCTGGGCCTGTAACAGACTTTACTCCTCCATTGTTAGAGGAGAGGTATTGGCTGCAGGTAttggtgcagcccagcagcaaaTGTATGTCCAAGCCTTAGGTTTTGAGGATTTCCTATGCTTTGTGCTGCATATTCTCAGTTCAAGGATGTGGGAGTTAAGTTACTCATCCATTGCAGCCAGCTTGTTTTTGTTGCAGATGAGCaatacctttcttttttcctttgtcttttcctgATGGTCTTTATATTGCTGTGGTGAGTGTCTTTACTGAAATAATCTCTTCGGATTAATCCTGAAACTcacattttcctcctgaaacaCCATCGGTGTTGCCTGTTCGATTTTTCAACATTTCTAGGTATGATTTCAGACACTTCCAGACTGGCTGAAGAAACTGCAGAATGGAACCTTGCAGTTCCTCAGGAGAAAGTCACTCTGCTGTGGGGAATGCCCCCAGGGTTCACAATGTCTGTAGAGTTCTCATCTGAAGGGTGGGatatatttaaaaaaggaaggcCTCActtgtaattttgtttcttgtgaAGATGACTG from Motacilla alba alba isolate MOTALB_02 chromosome 11, Motacilla_alba_V1.0_pri, whole genome shotgun sequence includes:
- the ATMIN gene encoding ATM interactor — its product is MAAAAGRRGGGLGRPPAPVRDVPPAGELVRPSVTELSQVRTNILCTVPGCGKVLPNSPALNMHLSKAHPLQDGKLNAPIRKGLKTSQKFYCCPIEGCPRGPNRPFSQFSLVKQHFMKMHAEKKHKCDKCSNSYGTEWYLKRHIEVCGKTFQCTCGCPYASRTALLSHIYRTGHEIPAEHRDPPSKKRKMESSLHNQQLAEKANEAFTNTHMTAPGTQELESSEVKVAASLEGSCSSNFTNQMQPKCAPKMLLPKPKVALVKLPVMQVAHLPVYVSATDSSVKPAVVAVDNQGSVVSTVHLLPQSIGILIPALEAETLVFKDSMPVSKVTTSGDREPVSTGVQVELDKVTSNNPGQELGNVCHKSKISSINIQTDLSYISQSFVPAAAWTPNSSVSSCSQTDLSFSSQVSLPISVQTQTLLPASKLTSSIAAQTDAFSQGCFPTCGISRETQTSRTQDCIDGRVQMDQAVMCSDIFDNVPSSYNVSTHIELPENNLMPANIDQTLLQRSSCKSPNQDTVKSESLISFNTQTNILPPQNTTDNQTQTMDLLSDLENIFSGNMSGQTLDNRGLLSETSSNADTHLPSAPSQSTGIDFDIEEFFSASNIQTQTEESELGTLNSEPVLESLDIETQTDFLFSDSATQSYNCRGNSNFLGLEMFDTQTQTDLNFFLDSTTHLPLGSILKQSSFSMSTDSSDTETQTEVYMATKNTPAQNIESKVQLSSAETQTMDSCFENLGSLFLTSNETQTAMDDFLLADLAWNTMESQFSSVETQTCEELCSLFQSSDKPSH